The window CCTGGTCGCCAATGAACACGGAGTCGCCGACCTTCACGCCCGCTTCGGTCAGCGCGGCGGTGATGCCCGACTTTTCCAGCATCGTCTGGAAGCGCCGCGCCGCGTCGTCGAATTCGAAATAGGTCATGGCGGCGATGCGCTCGATGTCCTTGCCGCGCACGCGCCAGACGTTGTTGCCCTCGCGCTTGACCGTAAATTCCTTGCCGTCGCTGGGCGGGCGGATGATGATCGGCTCCTCGGCCGCTGTCGCCTGGGCCGGGGGAGCGGCATCGGCCAGACGCTTGACCTCGTAGAGCATGGCCTGCACCCCTTCGCCGGTAACGGCCGAGAGGCTCATAAACGGGTAGCCGGCGGCGGTGATGGCCGCGCGTATGTCCGGCTCGGCCGCCCGCGTGTCGGGCAGATCGATCTTGTTGAGGACGACCAGTTGCGGCTTGGTTGCCAGAACGGGATTATAGAGGGCCAGTTCCTCGTTGATCATCCGCCAATCGGCCAGCGGCTCGGCCGCCAGACCGTCGAGCAGGTGGACGAGAACGCGCGTGCGCTCGATGTGGCGCAGAAAATCGTGGCCCAGCCCGACGCCTTCCGACGCGCCCTCGATCAGGCCGGGGATGTCGGCCATCACCAGGGTATCGTATTCACCGATGGTGACGACGCCCAGATTGGGTTGCAGCGTGGTGAAGGGGTAGTCGGCGATCTTCGGCCGCGCGGCGCTGACCACCGACAGCAGCGTCGATTTGCCGGCATTGGGCACGCCGACGATGCCGACGTCGGCGATGAGCTTCAGTTCCAGCCGCAGCCACAACTCCTCGCCCGGCTCGCCGCGCTCGGCCATGCGCGGCGCTTGATGCCGGCTGGTGGCGTAATGGATGTTGCCCCGGCCGCCGCGCCCGCCGGCCAATACCACCACTTCCTGCCCCGGCTGGGTCAGGTCGGCCAGCACGTCGCCGGTCTCGGCGTTGCGGATGATCGTCCCGACCGGCGCTTCCAGGCGCAGATCGTCGCCGCCGGCCCCGGTCATGCGCTGCACCGTGCCGTGGACGCCGTTGCCGGCGCGGTAATGCTTGTTGCGCTGGAACGTGGACAGACTATTGAGATGGGTAGAGGCGATGAAAACGACGTTGCCGCCGCGTCCGCCGTCGCCGCCGTCCGGCCCGCCCTGGCGCACGTATTTCTCGCGCCGGAAGCTGATCATGCCGTCGCCGCCGTCGCCGCTTCGGACGAAAATTTTAGCCTCATCGTAAAACATACAGGTTCGCGTTACTCCAGTTTAATTGGCATTGCCGCTGTTCTTTAGCAATGATTCCAGCATTGCCAGACGCGGATCGATGTCGCTCTCGTCGCAGCCACAATCGCCCAGGTTCAGGTTGGCGCCGCATTCCTGGCACAGGCCCAGGCAATCCGGCCGGCACAAGACCTTGATCGGCAAGGCCAACAGGCTCAATTCGCGCACCAGCGGGGCCAAATCGATCATGCCGTCCTCGCCGACGCGATGTTCGCCGGGCGGGGCCACCTGCGGCGGGTAGTAGTAAAGTTCATCCAGGGCGATCTCCAGGGGCACAATGGCCTCATCCAGACAGCGCACGCAATCCAGGCTCATCGAACTCTCCAGACGGCCCTGAATGTAGATGCCTTCGGTGGTGCGCGTCGCCGTCAACGTCCCTTGCAGGGGCGTCAGCGTCACGTCGTCGCTGAGTTGGATGCTGGGATAGTCCAGTTCGATCCGCCGACTGGTGCCGTAATCGGCTTCAAGCAGGAAGCCGAAGTTAAAGCGTAAGCGTGATAATTTCATCATACACCTTCCAATGCGGTTCGGGATAGAATGGGAGTATATCATAGCCGGGTACGAATGGGCAGCCGGCGGGAGCGGATATAAGCAGTGGTTAAGCATGGCGCGCGGCGATTGTTAGTCGCCACTCATAACCAGGGCAAAGTGGTCGAATACGCCGACATCCTGGGCGATACCGGTCTCGACTGGCTGACGCTGGTCGAGGCCGGCATTACCGACGATGTGGCCGAGACGGGCGCGACCTTTCTGGACAATGCTATTCTGAAGGCCGTGGCATATGCCCGGCTTAGCAAACTCCTGACGCTGGCCGACGATTCGGGGCTGGCGGTGGACGCGCTGGGCGGACGGCCGGGCGTGCTGACGGCGCGCTATGGCGGGCCGGGCCTGTCGGCCGCCGAGCGGTATGGGCTGTTATTGCGCGAGTTGGGCGACACGCCCGACGCGCAGCGCACGGCCCGCTTTCATTGCGTCGTCGCCCTGGCCGCGCCGGACGGCACAATCCTGGGCACGGCCGACGGTGTATGCGAGGGTCGGATCGCCCGCGCGCCGGCGGGCGAGGGCGGCTTCGGCTATGATCCGGTGTTCTATCTGCCCGAACGCGGGCTGACGATGGCCCAATTGCCGGCCGACGAGAAACATCGCTTGAGCCATCGCGGCCGGGCGGCGCGAGCCATCCAACCCTTATTGAGCCGAACGCTCACCAACTTAACATAACGCCGAAACAGCCGGCGCTCATCAAATCTGGCCGATAAACTCCAGCATCAACCGTGCCACCTCTTCCGGTTGTTCGATCAGCCCGAAATGACCAGCCCCGGCCAGCGTCACCAACCGGCCGTGCGGCAATCCGGCGGCCAGCGATTGGCTGAAGC is drawn from Candidatus Promineifilum breve and contains these coding sequences:
- the obgE gene encoding GTPase ObgE, whose amino-acid sequence is MFYDEAKIFVRSGDGGDGMISFRREKYVRQGGPDGGDGGRGGNVVFIASTHLNSLSTFQRNKHYRAGNGVHGTVQRMTGAGGDDLRLEAPVGTIIRNAETGDVLADLTQPGQEVVVLAGGRGGRGNIHYATSRHQAPRMAERGEPGEELWLRLELKLIADVGIVGVPNAGKSTLLSVVSAARPKIADYPFTTLQPNLGVVTIGEYDTLVMADIPGLIEGASEGVGLGHDFLRHIERTRVLVHLLDGLAAEPLADWRMINEELALYNPVLATKPQLVVLNKIDLPDTRAAEPDIRAAITAAGYPFMSLSAVTGEGVQAMLYEVKRLADAAPPAQATAAEEPIIIRPPSDGKEFTVKREGNNVWRVRGKDIERIAAMTYFEFDDAARRFQTMLEKSGITAALTEAGVKVGDSVFIGDQELEWGE
- a CDS encoding YceD family protein gives rise to the protein MMKLSRLRFNFGFLLEADYGTSRRIELDYPSIQLSDDVTLTPLQGTLTATRTTEGIYIQGRLESSMSLDCVRCLDEAIVPLEIALDELYYYPPQVAPPGEHRVGEDGMIDLAPLVRELSLLALPIKVLCRPDCLGLCQECGANLNLGDCGCDESDIDPRLAMLESLLKNSGNAN
- the rdgB gene encoding RdgB/HAM1 family non-canonical purine NTP pyrophosphatase; translation: MVKHGARRLLVATHNQGKVVEYADILGDTGLDWLTLVEAGITDDVAETGATFLDNAILKAVAYARLSKLLTLADDSGLAVDALGGRPGVLTARYGGPGLSAAERYGLLLRELGDTPDAQRTARFHCVVALAAPDGTILGTADGVCEGRIARAPAGEGGFGYDPVFYLPERGLTMAQLPADEKHRLSHRGRAARAIQPLLSRTLTNLT